A genome region from Candidatus Limnocylindrales bacterium includes the following:
- a CDS encoding M48 family metalloprotease: MHRLLYVGLLSLSIFIPYQMAYALDLFKLKDKVDLGRGAVKAVRPMSEEEEYYVGRAVAARLLSIYPLLDNKKLTEYVNSIGQLLVMNSDRPFTYGGYHFALLNSDEINAFACPGGTILITKGMVQAVRSEDELAAVLAHEIAHVSHRDGVNAISKSRWTQVVTLVGTNTAKNYSPQVLSQLVGLFEGAIDDVFKTLVVNGYGQSQEYQADEAAMSYLSKAGYNPSALKDFLNRLVSQGAASGGGILKTHPATVDRVKNITKKMPSMKVDASQVQLRNQRFQAALK; this comes from the coding sequence ATGCACAGACTTTTATATGTAGGCTTATTGAGCCTTTCCATTTTTATACCTTACCAGATGGCTTATGCCCTGGATTTATTCAAGTTAAAAGATAAAGTAGATTTAGGGAGAGGGGCTGTAAAAGCGGTCAGACCCATGTCAGAAGAAGAGGAGTATTATGTGGGTCGGGCTGTAGCAGCCCGGCTTCTTTCTATTTATCCTCTTTTAGATAATAAAAAGCTTACAGAATATGTGAATTCTATCGGTCAGCTTTTGGTTATGAACTCGGACAGGCCGTTTACTTATGGGGGCTACCACTTTGCCCTACTCAACTCCGACGAGATCAATGCCTTTGCCTGTCCCGGGGGGACTATTCTTATAACCAAAGGTATGGTTCAGGCTGTGCGGAGTGAGGATGAGCTGGCTGCAGTTCTTGCCCATGAAATAGCCCATGTGAGTCATCGAGACGGTGTGAATGCCATCAGCAAATCCCGCTGGACCCAGGTGGTTACCCTGGTAGGTACCAATACCGCCAAGAATTATTCACCCCAGGTTTTATCGCAACTTGTGGGGCTCTTTGAGGGAGCCATCGATGATGTATTTAAAACCCTTGTAGTCAACGGTTACGGTCAATCTCAAGAGTATCAGGCCGATGAAGCCGCCATGTCTTATCTTTCCAAGGCAGGATATAATCCCTCTGCTCTTAAAGATTTCTTGAATCGTCTCGTAAGTCAGGGGGCTGCATCGGGTGGAGGGATCCTGAAAACCCATCCGGCTACGGTAGATAGAGTAAAAAATATCACAAAGAAAATGCCTTCCATGAAAGTAGACGCTTCACAGGTTCAATTAAGAAATCAGAGGTTTCAGGCTGCTTTGAAATAA